The Mobula birostris isolate sMobBir1 chromosome 11, sMobBir1.hap1, whole genome shotgun sequence genome has a segment encoding these proteins:
- the LOC140205566 gene encoding apoptosis regulator BAX: MASFNGTSGSGDNRREAPGPGSNNETLRRQSGAIMRRFVLETIQEENPEVQLSPEDVGGVESEINEPGIKEICKSLKKIGDELNKNTELQHVIDVIPVDDIRDILHQVAVKILTAEDLNWGRIVTFLYFAGKLVFKALKSAKALIRQIINWSLDLIQARVIPWIEQQGGWETIFSYFGNATWPTFVVFSAGVITGILAFLKLT; this comes from the exons GCTCGAACAATGAAACTTTACGCAGACAATCAGGAGCTATCATGCGAAG GTTTGTTCTGGAGACAATTCAGGAAGAGAATCCAGAAGTGCAGCTAAGCCCAGAGGATGTTGGAGGGGTCGAGAGTGAGATTAATGAGCCTGGCATTAAGGAGATATGTAAAAGCTTAAAGAAGATTGGGGATGAGTTGAACAAAAATACTGAACTTCAACA TGTAATCGATGTAATTCCTGTTGACGATATCCGAGATATATTACATCAAGTAGCTGTGAAGATATTAACTGCGGAAGACTTGAACTGGGGACGAATTGTGACCTTCCTCTATTTTGCTGGCAAACTTGTCTTTAAA GCCCTAAAAAGTGCGAAGGCATTGATTCGACAGATAATAAACTGGTCTTTAGATTTGATTCAAGCCCGTGTGATCCCATGGATTGAGCAACAGGGTGGATGG GAGACAATCTTTTCATACTTCGGGAATGCAACATGGCCAACATTCGTTGTCTTCTCTGCGGGCGTAATCACTGGCATTTTGGCGTTTTTGAAACTGACCTAA